The proteins below come from a single Argentina anserina chromosome 1, drPotAnse1.1, whole genome shotgun sequence genomic window:
- the LOC126785125 gene encoding cysteine desulfurase, mitochondrial — MASKLLASQLRKTLTQTPISKPSSFPFSRAASTAAAEAYDDPEGVSMKGVRISGRPLYLDMQATSPVDPRVVDAMLPYYLTRYGNPHSRTHMYGWESDSAVEAARAQVADLIGASPKEIVFTSGATESNNISVKGAMHFYRDKRRHVITTQTEHKCVLDSCRHLQQEGFEVTYLGVKSDGLIDLDQLRAAIRPDTGLVSVMAVNNEIGVIQPMVEIGRICKELKIPFHTDAAQALGKIPINVDEWNVSLMSLSGHKVYGPKGIGALYMRRRPRIRVEPQMNGGGQERGIRSGTVPTPLAVGMGAACEIARKEMEYDQKRIRYLQERMLRGIREQLDEVVVNGSVERRFPGNLNLSFAYVEGESLLMGLKEVAVSSGSACTSASLEPSYVLRALGVDEDMAHTSIRFGIGRFTTEEEIDRAVKLTVQQVKKLRELSPLYEMVKEGINIKDIQWSQH; from the coding sequence ATGGCCTCGAAGCTTCTAGCTTCACAACTCCGCAAAACCCTAACCCAAACCCCCATTTCCAAACCCTCCTCCTTCCCCTTCTCCCGCGCCGCCTCCACCGCCGCCGCCGAGGCGTACGATGATCCCGAAGGGGTTTCGATGAAGGGGGTCAGAATCTCCGGCCGGCCGCTCTACTTAGACATGCAGGCGACGTCTCCGGTGGACCCCAGAGTCGTCGACGCGATGCTCCCTTACTACCTCACCCGCTACGGAAACCCCCACTCGCGGACGCACATGTACGGCTGGGAGTCCGACTCCGCCGTCGAAGCCGCCCGCGCGCAGGTCGCCGACTTAATCGGCGCCTCCCCTAAAGAGATCGTCTTCACCTCCGGCGCCACCGAGTCCAACAACATCTCCGTCAAAGGCGCCATGCACTTCTACCGCGACAAGAGGCGCCACGTCATCACCACCCAGACGGAGCACAAGTGCGTCCTCGACTCCTGCCGCCACCTCCAGCAGGAGGGCTTCGAGGTCACCTACCTAGGGGTTAAATCCGACGGGCTTATCGACTTGGATCAGCTCCGGGCCGCGATCCGGCCCGATACGGGCCTGGTTTCTGTTATGGCGGTTAATAACGAGATTGGTGTGATACAGCCGATGGTTGAAATCGGTAGAATTTGTAAGGAGCTGAAGATTCCGTTCCACACGGACGCGGCGCAGGCGTTGGGGAAGATTCCGATAAATGTGGATGAGTGGAACGTGAGCCTGATGTCGCTGAGTGGGCATAAAGTGTACGGGCCCAAGGGGATTGGGGCCTTGTACATGAGGCGGCGGCCGAGGATTCGAGTGGAGCCTCAGATGAATGGGGGAGGCCAGGAGAGGGGGATAAGGAGCGGCACGGTGCCGACGCCTTTGGCTGTGGGAATGGGAGCTGCGTGTGAAATTGCGAGGAAGGAAATGGAGTATGATCAGAAGAGGATTAGGTACTTGCAGGAGAGGATGCTGAGGGGGATTAGGGAGCAGCTGGATGAGGTGGTGGTGAATGGGAGTGTGGAGAGGAGGTTTCCGGGGAATTTGAACttgtcgtttgcgtatgtggAGGGGGAGAGCTTGCTGATGGGGCTGAAGGAGGTGGCGGTGTCGAGTGGGAGTGCTTGTACTAGTGCGAGCTTGGAGCCGTCGTATGTGTTGAGGGCGCTGGGGGTGGATGAGGATATGGCGCATACTTCGATTAGGTTTGGGATTGGGAGGTTTACGACCGAGGAGGAGATTGATAGGGCGGTGAAGCTTACGGTGCAGCAGGTTAAGAAGCTGAGGGAGTTGAGCCCGCTTTATGAGATGGTGAAGGAGGGGATCAACATTAAGGATATTCAGTGGTCGCAGCATTGA
- the LOC126785407 gene encoding uncharacterized protein LOC126785407: protein MFKLSPRRSPRSKGFKVKHVLQICILVGVCIWLLYQVKQSQAKKVQLATSMKDGDRIVKLGRKDLNPLREVTVVEDARHKVDDDEDENRNVEEPIKPEEIGNVGGGGGEDQGNENGQPKVKETTDDHVDSGEGDKAMEVTRETSNEESTGNENEEIKDDADGNTKNEDVRENETEESNEKVTEEVKEKESEEGKETEESNEKVTEEVKEKESEEGKATEVSDEKVIEEVKEKESEEVKETDAKEKEDEEVKENEETKMEGTSEESQGEVDKDEGEEHNVTDKEKEAEEKEVEKIEQVILSDRRVQGVGAKHNEEARQEPYKADDASSAVAHETQNVSADNEEGGSGNTKESEQSVDKEKQEFQHEKNADNTVVDNDQNKSVSAVTEVVSEESNPSETGKASNSSSTLATESLEQQQADTKKDVYAQQKVVIEQTERSDVAANSEQQDFGNTASTTTEKGDTTNVDNQTVDSNTSAQKENDSASSEMNIVQKTNSDSVEKGTQESTLSQKTNNNVDSGAEQQVDSSSSQEQQEKDVSSSTDNKSEAGKNENDSAVQNNTNGNAEGNSNTDANQGESVDSSNSSVSEEKEASQNTDSNGDSQQKENENVVQSNTDDSADVGQKESVNTSVFSDTNAETGNTQNENVTQSNANGNVVQSNTNVNVVQSNLKENEAAGGGESGSAQKENEASSSKNDKTEAQNVNVDSTNSSLPEEEKEARIDLDTLPEGKVEVHNNDAAE, encoded by the exons ATGTTCAAGCTGTCTCCTCGCAGGAGCCCGAGATCTAAAGGTTTTAAGGTGAAGCATGTTCTACAAATATGTATTTTGGTGGGTGTCTGCATCTGGCTTCTTTACCAAGTCAAGCAGTCTCAAGCCAAGAAAGTACAATTGGCTACAAGCATGAAGGATGGGGATAGAATTGTAAAGCTGGGAAGAAAGGACCTCAACCCTCTTCGGGAGGTAACTGTGGTAGAGGATGCAAGGcataaggtggatgatgatgaagatgaaaacaGGAATGTGGAAGAGCCAATTAAACCTGAAGAGATTGGTAATGTAGGAGGAGGCGGTGGAGAAGATCAGGGAAATGAAAATGGGCAGCCAAAAGTTAAAGAGACAACGGATGATCATGTGGATTCAGGAGAAGGAGATAAAGCAATGGAAGTGACAAGGGAAACTAGTAATGAGGAGAGCACTGGGAATGAAAATGAAGAGATCAAGGATGATGCAGATGGAAACACAAAAAATGAAGATGTCAGAGAGAATGAAACTGAGGAAAGCAATGAAAAG GTAACTGAAGAGgttaaagagaaagaaagtgAAGAGGGGAAGGAGACTGAGGAAAGCAATGAGAAGGTAACTGAAGAGGtcaaagagaaagaaagtgAAGAGGGGAAGGCGACTGAGGTAAGCGATGAGAAGGTAATTGAGGAAgttaaagagaaagaaagtgAAGAGGTAAAGGAGACCGAtgccaaagaaaaagaagatgaagaggtgaaggaaaatgaagAGACCAAGATGGAAGGAACATCAGAGGAGAGTCAGGGGGAGGTTGATAAAGACGAGGGGGAAGAGCACAATGTGACCGATAAAGAAAAGGAGGCAGAAGAAAAGGAAGTTGAAAAGATTGAACAGGTGATTTTGTCTGATCGTCGGGTTCAAGGTGTAGGTGCAAAACATAATGAGGAGGCAAGACAAGAGCCTTACAAGGCTGATGATGCTTCCAGTGCTGTGGCTCATGAAACTCAAAATGTATCAGCTGATAATGAAgaaggtggttcaggaaacacTAAAGAATCAGAGCAGTCAGTTGACAAAGAGAAGCAGGAGTTTCAGCACGAAAAGAATGCAGATAACACTGTAGTGGATAATGACCAAAACAAGTCGGTCTCTGCCGTAACCGAAGTGGTTTCTGAGGAGAGTAATCCTTCCGAAACAGGgaaagcttccaattccagtTCAACTCTAGCCACAGAATCATTAGAGCAGCAGCAAGCGGACACCAAAAAGGATGTCTATGCTCAGCAAAAGGTTGTCATAGAGCAAACTGAGAGATCTGATGTAGCTGCTAACAGTGAGCAACAAGACTTCGGCAACACAGCATCCACAACAACTGAGAAGGGAGATACAACTAATGTCGATAATCAGACTGTCGACTCCAATACATCTGCACAAAAAGAGAACGATTCTGCCTCTTCAGAGATGAACATCGTTCAAAAGACAAACAGTGACTCCGTGGAAAAAGGAACACAAGAAAGTACCTTATCTCAGAAGACAAATAACAATGTGGATTCTGGTGCTGAGCAACAAGTTGATTCTTCTAGTTCCCAAGAGCAGCAAGAGAAAGATGTATCCTCAAGTACAGATAACAAATCTGAAGCaggcaagaatgaaaatgacaGTGCTGTTCAGAACAACACAAATGGCAATGCAGAGGGCAATAGCAATACGGATGCAAACCAAGGAGAATCAGTTGATTCTTCCAATTCTTCTGTATCAGAAGAGAAAGAGGCATCTCAAAACACTGATAGTAATGGTGATTCTCAACAGAAAGAGAATGAGAATGTTGTTCAAAGCAATACTGATGACAGTGCAGATGTGGGCCAAAAGGAATCAGTTAATACTTCAGTATTCTCAGACACCAATGCTGAAACTGGCAATACTCAAAATGAGAATGTCACTCAGAGCAACGCAAATGGAAATGTTGTTCAGAGCAACACAAATGTGAATGTTGTTCAGAGCAACCTTAAAGAGAATGAGGCTGCAGGAGGAGGAGAATCTGGTAGTGCTCAGAAGGAAAATGAAGCTTCGTCAAGCAAAAATGATAAAACTGAGGCGCAGAATGTCAATGTTGATTCTACAAATTCGTCACTccctgaagaagaaaaagaggctCGGATAGACCTGGACACTTTGCCAGAAGGCAAAGTTGAAGTGCACAACAATGATGCTGCAGAGTAA
- the LOC126791651 gene encoding cytochrome c oxidase subunit 6a, mitochondrial: protein MAMAMLRSGAIRTALRGGSRFSAPPKRSFSSSAGHDDAYETAKWEKITYLGIVSCTGLAVYILSKGHHHYDTPPAYPYLHIRNKEFPWGPDGLFENKNEDHH from the exons aTGGCGATGGCGATGCTCCGATCTGGTGCCATCCGAACCGCCCTGCGTGGCGGCTCTCGCTTCTCCGCTCCACCCAAGCGCTCCTTCTCTTCCTCGGCCGGCCACGACGATGCTT ACGAGACGGCGAAATGGGAGAAGATCACATACTTGGGCATTGTTTCGTGCACCGGGCTAGCTGTTTACATCCTGTCAAAGGGCCATCATCACTACGACACACCTCCT GCGTACCCGTATTTGCACATCCGCAACAAGGAGTTCCCGTGGG GTCCTGATGGCCtatttgaaaataagaatGAAGACCACCATTGA
- the LOC126801541 gene encoding protein FAR1-RELATED SEQUENCE 5-like: MKVYVSDLLNILFKSVDKAEEFYAYYSFVVGFSWKRGRSERKTLNGDEILRKRCWLCSKERMYMGNKKVFGKKKRNGIQRGQKYSGTDCKAHLNIKYDKGSGKYIVLSFELAHNYGFAEVHETHVLRSNKYVDRQDIEEVKALLLANVSISGAFDFMVREMSGSAFVGFNQKDLYNALQREKRRTAVLGDAETTINWLRMKGAEEEHFFSRFCRDEEGRLARLFWSDHVSLVDYRNFGDVLVLDSTYKTNVYGMPLLVFVGANNHRASVVFGCALSADKREESFCWVILTFLQSMEGVDMPKSVVTDATND; this comes from the exons ATGAAGGTATATGTATCAGACCTACTTAACATATTATTTAAAAGTGTGGATAAGGCGGAAGAGTTCTATGCTTATTACTCCTTCGTAGTCGGTTTCAGCTGGAAACGGGGGAGAAGTGAGCGGAAAACCTTAAATGGCGATGAGATACTGCGGAAGAGGTGTTGGTTGTGTTCAAAAGAGCGCATGTACATGGGAAACAAAAAG GTAtttgggaagaagaagagaaatggCATTCAAAGGGGACAAAAATATAGTGGGACAGATTGTAAAGCCCATTTGAACATAAAGTATGATAAAGGCAGCGGAAAGTACATTGTATTGTCATTTGAACTTGCTCACAACTATGGATTCGCAGAGGTTCACGAGACGCATGTGCTGCGGTCGAATAAGTATGTTGATAGGCAGGACATAGAGGAGGTGAAAGCCCTATTGTTGGCTAATGTGTCTATTAGCGGTGCTTTTGATTTTATGGTGAGGGAAATGAGTGGCTCAGCATTTGTAGGATTCAATCAAAAGGATTTGTATAACGCACttcaaagagagaaaagacgAACTGCAGTACTTGGCGATGCTGAAACTACAATCAATTGGCTGCGTATGAAAGGCGCAGAGGAAGAACACTTTTTCTCTAGATTCTGTAGGGATGAAGAAGGAAGGTTGGCTCGTCTATTCTGGAGTGATCATGTATCTCTAGTGGACTACCGTAATTTTGGCGATGTTTTAGTATTGGATAGCACATACAAAACCAATGTATATGGGATGCCTTTGTTGGTGTTTGTGGGTGCTAACAACCACAGAGCTAGTGTTGTCTTTGGATGTGCTTTGTCGGCTGATAAGAGGGAAGAAAGTTTTTGCTGGGTCATTCTGACATTCCTACAGTCAATGGAAGGAGTTGATATGCCGAAATCAGTTGTGACTGATGCGACGAACGATTAA